In a genomic window of Virgibacillus sp. SK37:
- the tenA gene encoding thiaminase II, whose translation MQFTDTLREATKNSWEQSVNHPFVKGIVNGDLPLETFKYYILQDIYYLKHFGKVHAMAAAQAEDFHVTAMLAEKAKSTAQAELTVHKAHAEILNISEEDTANFKPAPTAYGYTAHLYRAAHSGSLGQTVAALLPCYWLYADIGKTYKDAKPKEKIYQNWINTYADDWFHTSTQEQIDLLNSIAEDSSEHEKEKMKEQFIIAKEYELAFWEMAYTKEQWFSDRQWHAPVSLNK comes from the coding sequence ATGCAATTTACCGACACACTACGGGAAGCAACAAAGAATAGCTGGGAGCAAAGTGTAAATCATCCATTTGTAAAAGGTATTGTGAATGGTGACTTACCGCTTGAAACATTCAAGTACTACATTCTTCAGGATATCTATTACCTGAAGCATTTTGGAAAAGTGCATGCAATGGCAGCTGCCCAGGCTGAGGATTTTCATGTAACCGCGATGCTTGCTGAAAAAGCAAAAAGTACGGCACAAGCAGAACTCACTGTTCATAAGGCTCATGCAGAGATCCTAAATATTAGTGAGGAGGATACAGCGAATTTCAAACCTGCTCCTACAGCTTATGGATATACCGCGCACTTATACAGAGCAGCACATTCAGGCAGCCTTGGACAAACCGTAGCCGCACTCTTACCTTGCTATTGGTTATATGCGGATATTGGGAAAACATATAAGGACGCCAAACCAAAAGAGAAGATATATCAAAATTGGATTAACACATATGCCGACGATTGGTTCCACACCTCTACGCAAGAGCAAATTGATCTGTTGAATTCTATAGCGGAAGACTCCAGTGAGCATGAAAAGGAGAAGATGAAAGAACAATTTATTATTGCTAAGGAGTACGAGCTTGCTTTCTGGGAAATGGCATATACCAAGGAACAGTGGTTTTCTGATAGACAATGGCATGCACCTGTTTCTCTAAATAAATAA